From Deltaproteobacteria bacterium GWC2_65_14, a single genomic window includes:
- a CDS encoding type IV pili twitching motility protein PilT encodes MLSMHELLSEMYEKGGSDLHITTGISPTVRVDGRLLPTSSEPLSPQDTKRLCYSILTEAQKQRFEEEMELDLSFGIKGLSRFRANLYMQRGAVAGAFRTIPFRVRSFDELGLPSVLKDLCKKPRGLVLVTGPTGSGKSTTLAAMIDKVNNERQEHIVTIEDPIEYLHPHKKCLVNQREVNADTQSFKKALKYILRQDPDIVLIGEMRDLETIEAALTVAETGHLVFATLHTNSCVQTINRILDVFPPYQQPQVRAQLSFVLEGVVSQILIPKASGSGRMLALEVMVPNAAIRNLIREEKVHQIYSQMQVGQAKYGMQTMNQSLLAAYLRRDISLDDAVGRSTDPEEFRNLLSTSQAAGPGAGRRA; translated from the coding sequence ATGCTATCCATGCACGAACTGCTCAGCGAGATGTACGAGAAGGGGGGCTCGGACCTCCACATCACGACGGGGATCTCCCCGACGGTCCGGGTGGACGGGCGCCTCCTGCCGACATCATCCGAGCCGCTTTCCCCCCAGGACACGAAGCGCCTCTGCTACAGCATCCTCACCGAGGCCCAGAAGCAGCGGTTCGAGGAGGAGATGGAGCTCGATCTCTCGTTCGGGATCAAGGGACTGAGCCGCTTCCGGGCGAACCTCTACATGCAGCGCGGGGCGGTGGCGGGGGCCTTCCGGACGATCCCCTTCCGGGTCCGCAGTTTCGACGAGCTCGGCCTCCCGTCGGTGCTCAAGGACCTGTGCAAGAAGCCGCGGGGGCTGGTCCTGGTGACCGGTCCGACCGGCTCCGGGAAGTCGACCACGCTCGCTGCGATGATCGACAAGGTGAACAACGAGCGGCAGGAGCACATCGTCACCATCGAGGACCCGATCGAGTACCTCCACCCGCACAAGAAGTGCCTCGTGAACCAGCGGGAAGTGAACGCGGACACCCAGAGCTTCAAGAAGGCGCTGAAGTACATCCTCCGGCAGGATCCCGACATCGTGCTCATCGGGGAGATGCGCGACCTCGAAACGATCGAGGCCGCACTCACCGTGGCGGAGACCGGTCACCTGGTGTTCGCCACCTTGCACACGAATTCCTGCGTCCAGACGATCAACCGGATCCTGGATGTGTTCCCCCCCTACCAGCAGCCCCAGGTCCGCGCCCAGCTCTCCTTCGTCCTGGAGGGGGTGGTCTCGCAGATCCTGATCCCGAAGGCCTCCGGGTCGGGACGGATGCTCGCGCTGGAGGTCATGGTTCCCAACGCCGCCATCCGGAACCTGATCCGGGAGGAGAAGGTCCACCAGATCTACTCCCAGATGCAGGTGGGGCAGGCCAAGTACGGCATGCAGACCATGAACCAGTCGCTGCTCGCCGCCTATCTGCGGCGGGACATCTCCCTCGACGACGCGGTCGGGCGCAGCACCGACCCCGAGGAATTCCGCAACCTGCTGTCGACGTCCCAGGCCGCCGGGCCTGGCGCCGGCAGGAGAGCGTAG
- a CDS encoding type IV-A pilus assembly ATPase PilB, producing the protein MATKIGEMLLKGNLITTDQLRSALEAQKRSKERIGTVLVKAGAIKEPELLSFLGRQFNIPVVDLSKYEINPEVVRLLPEDMVQKHLALPINRVGAKLIVAVADPSNIGILDAIGFKTGYGVELVLASEKDISSAINKFFDRSLEFKDIISELDEELEVVREEEVDIGELERGVDDAPVVKLVNFILTDAIKRRASDIHIEPYEKEFRIRFRVDGVLYEVMRPPLKMRNALSSRVKILASLDIAERRLPQDGRIKLKIGKGREMDFRVSVLPTIYGEKIVLRLLDKSTLQLDMTKLGFEKEQLSHFTEAIHRPYGMVLVTGPTGSGKTTTLYSALSDLNKTSDNISTCEDPVEFNFAGINQVQIKEEIGLTFASALRSFLRQDPDIIMVGEIRDYETAEIGVKAALTGHLVLSTLHTNDAPSTISRLLNMGIEPFLVTSSVNLILAQRLSRRVCGNCKEEIKIPPKALTDAGMKPERLKFVRPLRGKGCDECNETGFRGRVALYEVMPFRDEVKDLVLRGGSGLDIKREAMRLEMKTLRQAGLSKVEEGMTTLEEVLRVTAPD; encoded by the coding sequence ATGGCCACAAAAATCGGTGAGATGCTCCTGAAGGGGAACCTGATCACCACGGATCAGCTCCGCAGCGCCCTCGAGGCGCAGAAGCGGAGCAAGGAGCGGATCGGGACCGTCCTCGTCAAGGCGGGAGCGATCAAGGAGCCCGAACTGCTTTCCTTCCTGGGCCGGCAGTTCAACATTCCCGTCGTCGACCTCTCCAAGTACGAGATCAACCCCGAGGTGGTCCGCCTCCTTCCGGAGGACATGGTCCAGAAGCACCTGGCCCTGCCGATCAACCGGGTCGGAGCGAAGCTGATCGTCGCCGTGGCGGACCCCTCGAACATCGGGATCCTGGACGCCATCGGATTCAAGACCGGATACGGGGTCGAGCTGGTGCTCGCCTCCGAGAAGGACATCTCCTCCGCGATCAACAAGTTCTTCGACCGCTCCCTCGAGTTCAAGGACATCATTTCGGAGCTCGACGAGGAGCTGGAGGTCGTACGGGAGGAGGAGGTCGACATCGGCGAGCTGGAGCGGGGGGTGGACGACGCCCCCGTCGTCAAGCTCGTGAACTTCATCCTGACCGACGCGATCAAGCGGCGGGCCTCGGACATCCACATCGAGCCCTACGAGAAGGAGTTCCGCATCCGGTTCCGGGTCGACGGGGTGCTCTACGAGGTGATGCGGCCGCCGCTGAAGATGCGGAACGCCCTCTCCTCGCGGGTGAAGATCCTCGCGAGCCTCGACATCGCGGAGCGCCGCCTTCCCCAGGACGGCCGGATCAAGCTCAAGATCGGCAAGGGGAGGGAGATGGACTTCCGCGTCTCCGTCCTTCCGACGATCTACGGCGAGAAGATCGTGCTCCGCCTGCTGGACAAGAGCACCCTGCAGCTCGACATGACGAAACTCGGCTTCGAGAAGGAGCAGTTGTCGCACTTCACCGAGGCGATCCATCGCCCGTACGGGATGGTCCTGGTCACGGGGCCGACCGGGTCCGGGAAGACCACCACCCTCTACTCCGCCCTCTCGGACCTGAACAAGACCAGCGACAACATCTCCACCTGCGAGGATCCGGTCGAGTTCAACTTCGCGGGGATCAACCAGGTCCAGATCAAGGAGGAGATCGGGCTCACCTTCGCCTCGGCGTTGCGCTCCTTCCTCCGGCAGGACCCGGACATCATCATGGTGGGGGAAATCCGGGATTACGAGACGGCGGAGATCGGGGTCAAGGCGGCCCTCACCGGCCACCTGGTCCTCTCCACGCTCCACACGAACGACGCGCCGAGCACGATCTCCCGGCTGCTGAACATGGGGATCGAGCCGTTCCTGGTGACCTCCTCCGTGAACCTGATCCTGGCCCAGCGGCTCTCCAGGCGGGTGTGCGGGAACTGCAAGGAGGAGATCAAGATCCCGCCGAAGGCGCTCACCGACGCCGGGATGAAGCCGGAGCGGCTGAAGTTCGTGCGGCCCCTCCGCGGGAAGGGCTGCGACGAATGCAACGAGACCGGATTCCGGGGACGGGTCGCCCTCTACGAGGTGATGCCCTTCCGGGATGAGGTCAAGGACCTCGTCCTGCGCGGGGGCTCCGGCCTCGACATCAAGCGCGAAGCGATGAGGCTGGAGATGAAGACGCTCCGGCAGGCCGGGCTCTCGAAGGTGGAGGAAGGGATGACCACCCTCGAGGAAGTGCTGCGGGTCACTGCGCCGGATTAG